Proteins encoded by one window of Branchiostoma floridae strain S238N-H82 chromosome 6, Bfl_VNyyK, whole genome shotgun sequence:
- the LOC118418430 gene encoding uncharacterized protein LOC118418430, with amino-acid sequence MGTGASRDSRERELKESEEKAHNLSKAHGEVQLLYAVTSRNVQDTHHWIKRLKNVNFYDPFGKTPLHRAAFLGDVEIVRLLLQAGADVNMLASSAEPAVQFRSALHEASERGERDHRQIMQLLVRAGVNVGGKDGRGKTALDIMSERGYRAAVHCLLDESRAIQRNLEEDLLQLSTNIRLYQPEHHQWLVVPPKIINPNNVKLKLDEEDQLISDIFDFRHIAGELSPDQVCIVKFPHDQVYPDESRRLVAVNVGSKHLTGHPTWEFFFKTEKPKPYVVADLAQLSCFAVLSRPLTDTFTVGSSGGELTSTADPRASVKIPENASNDMKVVLEILPVDESTTKRAQKHEDECKLVQSAGAVLRVKVTGPEGNDESIETSRPVELQLPAPTLLQEQSDGDDDDDDELRILQDSHDNEWNDVTDSLEPKRDRDGGSVKCQVKKLETAGYITIFAKHLQGLAAAFGRVFLHRHIFNVNMLIFYNDENPDNVQLYVGCCLNDKTRGEAKDLKEDGYKMFQRPSKDIFIREGEKFYIEFSGNVKPRDEEGIEDSLWFTFHSKKRNNHTETSVKVVDTTQEPRTNILFKWPSQGEDQAGSGDTKLHKRKTAHDECFLKMEVCLPKEILGPGTASTKREPKMSSANQRLLINNRIEIMNNMQPQEVMDYLIQKWVLDADEVEEIRNTQPTKTKQVAALLDKLPYKDDQAFDIFVEVLKETKHGYLAALLQGKAKPDPPTLVKVKSESSKSLNITWTPGSDGGCQQHFEISYSQKGSSNFSMPHEVKPPGVTSYQITGLQESTTYTVRVCGVNDLGPGGYKDAEGTTQAGPTMSKHNQDILRKKRDEVVKKMQPDKVIDHLVKDQVVTDEQATEIRTSQSSRDAIVMALLDLLPFQGDRAYTGLLSALRDTNQPYLAALLCGSEKPDQPAKVMVTFARHDSFDVSWTPGSDGGAEQHFKIICHRKEEDSGLATSPIEMKKGATSHRIDSLQPQTIYTVKVRGVNVMGEGQYQETEAATRAEPTMSEKCQQILEKHSAALVDKMQHQNVVDYLIQRNAIEAIEGENMQHIDKSSKAVVRRLLECLPYNGDRAFSGLLSFLEETKQDYLSALLRGVEKPDPPSGVTVTCFSHESLDVSWTPGSDGGSVQHFEIVYQKKGNGTTPNTIELKEEGITNHLIEGLEQSTVYVVKVRGVNVLGPGEFQSQDTEAATRAGPTMSKGYQDLLKKARSEAAENMLPEGVISHLINASVLEPAEAKMIRSRKSTNEITCALLDVLP; translated from the exons ATGGGCACTGGG GCTTCGAGAGATTCCAGAGAGAGGGAATTGAAAGAATCGGAGGAAAAGGCTCACAACCTTTCGAAGGCGCATGGCGAAGTACAACTACTTTATGCTGTGACGTCACGAAACGTACAGGACACCCATCACTGGATTAAACGCCTGAAAAATGTCAACTTTTACGATCCATTTGGG AAAACACCATTACATCGCGCGGCCTTCCTTGGGGATGTCGAGATAGTGCGACTACTGCTCCAGGCTGGAGCGGACGTCAACATGCTTGCCAGCAGTGCTGAGCCGGCAGTTCAG TTCCGAAGCGCACTGCACGAGGCGTCCGAAAGGGGCGAGAGGGACCATCGTCAGATCATGCAACTTCTAGTGCGAGCTGGAGTGAACGTTGGAGGAAAAGACGGT AGAGGGAAAACTGCATTAGACATCATGTCCGAGCGTGGATACAGGGCCGCCGTCCACTGTCTCCTTGACGAGAGTCGTGCAATACAGCGTAACCTGGAG GAGGACCTCCTCCAACTCTCTACAAACATCAGGCTGTACCAGCCGGAGCACCATCAATGGCTCGTCGTCCCTCCGAAAATCATCAACCCTAACAACGTTAAACTAAAGCTTGACGAAGAAGATCAGCTCATCAGTGACATTTTCGACTTCAGACATATTGCAGGCGAGCTATCCCCTGACCAAGTGTGCATCGTGAAGTTCCCACATGACCAAGTCTATCCTGATGAGTCACGGAGGCTCGTGGCAGTGAACGTAGGAAGCAAACATTTGACGGGACATCCGACCTGGGAATTCTTTTTCAAAACCGAGAAA CCCAAGCCATATGTTGTGGCAGACTTAGCGCAGTTGTCGTGCTTCGCTGTCCTGTCCAGACCACTTACGGATACGTTCACTGTTGGTTCTTCTGGCGGCGAACTGACGTCAACTGCCGATCCAAGAGCATCTGTCAAGATACCGGAGAACGCTTCAAATGACATGAAAGTAGTCCTCGAG ATCCTTCCAGTAGACGAGTCAACCACAAAACGAGCACAAAAGCACGAGGATGAGTGTAAGCTCGTACAGTCCGCTGGTGCTGTCCTGCGAGTCAAAGTAACCGGACCAGAGGGCAACGACGAGAGCATAGAAACAAGTCGCCCAGTGGAACTACAGCTGCCAGCTCCAACACTATTGCAGGAGCAAAGTGACggtgatgacgatgatgatgatgaattgagGATCTTGCAGGACAGCCACGATAATGAATGGAACGACGTGACAGATAGCTTGGAACCCAAACGGGACCGGGACGGAGGGAGTGTGAAATGTCAAGTGAAAAAGTTGGAAACTGCTGG GTACATCACAATCTTTGCTAAGCATCTGCAAGGATTGGCAGCGGCTTTTGGTCGAGTTTTCTTGCACAGGCACATCTTCAACGTCAACATGCTGATATTCTACAATGACGAAAACCCTGATAATGTCCAGCTTTATGTTGGATGCTGTCTCAATGACAAAACACGTGGTGAGGCGAAAGATCTCAAAGAAGATGGATACAAGATGTTTCAACGACCTAGTAAAGACATCTTCATCCGGGAAGGGGAGAAGTTCTACATAGAATTCTCTGGTAACGTGAAACCCCGTGATGAGGAGGGAATTGAGGACAGTTTGTGGTTTACCTTCCATTCGAAGAAAAGGAATAATCACACCGAAACCAGTGTTAAAGTTGTGGACACCACCCAGGAACCAAGAACGAACATACTTTTTAAGTGGCCTAGCCAGGGAGAAGACCAGGCAGGTAGTGGAGACACAAAACTTCACAAGAGGAAGACAGCTCATGATGAATGTTTCCTAAAGATGGAAGTCTGTTTGCCAAAAGAGATATTG GGACCAGGAACTGCGTCTACAAAAC GTGAACCAAAGATGAGCAGTGCTAACCAACGGTTGCTGATAAACAATCGTATTGAGATTATGAACAACATGCAACCACAAGAAGTGATGGACTATCTCATTCAGAAATGGGTACTTGATGCAGACGAGGTGGAAGAAATTCGAAATACGCAACCTACTAAAACGAAGCAAGTCGCTGCCCTATTGGATAAATTACCGTATAAAGACGACCAGGCGTTCGATATCTTTGTTGAAGTGCTTAAAGAGACAAAGCATGGGTATCTCGCCGCTTTGCTTCAGGGGAAAG CAAAGCCGGATCCACCAACTCTTGTCAAAGTTAAATCTGAGTCCTCCAAGTCGTTGAATATTACTTGGACACCCGGATCCGATGGAGGCTGCCAGCAGCATTTCGAAATCTCGTACAGTCAGAAGGGTAGCAGCAACTTTAGTATGCCACATGAGGTGAAACCTCCAGGCGTCACGAGCTACCAAATCACCGGTTTACAGGAGAGCACCACGTACACCGTCAGAGTCTGTGGAGTGAACGATTTAGGGCCAGGGGGATACAAAGACGCAGAAGGAACAACACAAG CTGGGCCAACAATGTCGAAGCACAATCAAGATATCTTAAGAAAGAAACGAGATGAAGTGGTGAAAAAGATGCAACCCGACAAGGTGATCGACCATCTTGTTAAAGATCAGGTCGTCACTGACGAGCAGGCGACAGAAATCCGTACCAGCCAGTCAAGTCGTGATGCCATCGTGATGGCCTTGCTGGATCTTCTGCCATTCCAAGGGGACCGGGCATACACGGGGCTACTGTCAGCTCTCCGTGACACGAACCAGCCTTACCTTGCTGCTCTGCTGTGTGGATCAG AGAAACCCGACCAACCCGCTAAGGTCATGGTTACGTTTGCTCGGCACGACTCTTTTGACGTCTCCTGGACGCCTGGATCTGACGGAGGAGCCGAGCAGCATTTTAAGATCATTTGCCACAGAAAGGAGGAAGATAGCGGCCTTGCCACATCACCCATTGAAATGAAGAAAGGTGCCACCAGTCATCGCATTGACAGCTTGCAGCCGCAAACAATATACACCGTTAAAGTCCGCGGAGTGAATGTGATGGGAGAAGGCCAGTACCAGGAAACAGAAGCAGCAACAAGAG CTGAGCCGACAATGTCCGAGAAATGCCAGCAGATTCTGGAGAAACACAGTGCTGCCTTAGTGGATAAGATGCAGCACCAGAATGTGGTGGACTACCTCATCCAAAGAAACGCTATCGAGGCCATCGAGGGAGAAAATATGCAACACATCGACAAGTCGAGCAAAGCGGTTGTCCGTCGCTTACTTGAATGTCTACCTTACAATGGTGACCGAGCTTTTAGCGGCCTGTTATCTTTCCTGGAAGAGACAAAACAGGATTACCTGAGTGCTTTGCTTCGTGGTGTTG AGAAACCTGACCCTCCCTCTGGCGTAACTGTCACATGTTTCTCCCATGAGTCATTGGATGTGAGCTGGACACCTGGGTCTGATGGAGGTTCTGTTCAGCACTTTGAGATTGTCTACCAGAAGAAAGGAAATGGCACTACACCAAACACCATTGAGCTGAAGGAAGAGGGCATCACAAACCATCTGATAGAAGGACTGGAGCAGAGCACAGTGTATGTCGTGAAAGTCAGAGGAGTAAATGTCTTAGGACCAGGAGAGTTTCAGTCTCAAGACACAGAAGCCGCTACACGTG CTGGGCCGACAATGTCCAAGGGGTATCAGGATCTGCTGAAGAAAGCGCGCAGTGAAGCAGCGGAGAATATGTTACCAGAAGGTGTCATATCCCACCTCATCAACGCCAGCGTGCTGGAACCAGCAGAGGCGAAGATGATCCGCTCTCGCAAGTCAACCAATGAAATCACCTGTGCCCTGCTAGACGTCTTACCTTAA
- the LOC118418435 gene encoding suppressor of cytokine signaling 2-like — MECLHHTHRNKWETTVATRQGMTTTGLDRSTDFDLQRLSRAVHLLEACGWYWGSMTGEEAKRLLRWKEVGTFLLRDSSDSAYLFCISVRTARGTTSVRIDYTPEGNFRLDSDGSSPEYDCVIKLVHHYMKDSNAENPKHYWLEPTGRRAIAVKFSRPLVGKVTDLQHLCRTVINKHTPEDRVTQLPLPERLKTYLRDYPYGQ; from the coding sequence ATGGAATGCCTCCACCACACACACCGGAACAAGTGGGAAACTACGGTGGCTACCCGACAGGGCATGACAACTACGGGCCTGGACAGGAGCACGGACTTCGATCTTCAGAGACTAAGCCGGGCGGTGCACTTGCTGGAGGCTTGCGGGTGGTATTGGGGCTCCATGACGGGCGAAGAAGCAAAGAGATTACTACGGTGGAAAGAAGTCGGGACTTTTCTACTTCGCGATAGTAGTGACTCTGCTTACTTGTTCTGTATCAGTGTGAGGACCGCCAGAGGCACAACAAGTGTTCGAATCGACTACACCCCGGAAGGGAACTTTCGGCTGGATTCGGACGGTAGCTCGCCCGAATATGACTGTGTAATAAAGCTTGTTCACCACTACATGAAGGACTCGAACGCGGAAAACCCCAAACATTACTGGCTAGAGCCCACGGGGAGAAGGGCGATCGCGGTGAAGTTTTCACGACCACTTGTCGGGAAGGTGACCGACCTGCAACACCTGTGTCGGACGGTGATCAACAAGCATACCCCCGAGGACCGCGTCACACAGCTTCCCTTACCGGAACGGCTCAAAACATATCTAAGAGACTACCCTTACGGACAATAA
- the LOC118418094 gene encoding neural cell adhesion molecule L1.1-like, which translates to MREKPSPPTDVTLISNCYDALNVSWMPGYDGGSEQYFEITYRDKDRDDNFTAPPIEVKTSNVNNHQIEDLQESTTYVVRVRGVNELGPGDYQAQDAEGTTRGAPAHPDFLTIKKRTDSSLTLSWKPGRVEDDPWEDYFLQYKEKASGTSLPFLAPIRVVPQLATEYVIEDLEPDSAYTIKLFAKSASKTSKSVTLTGVTDAKPD; encoded by the exons ATGAGGG aaaaaccGTCACCTCCAACAGACGTAACCCTCATATCCAACTGTTACGACGCGCTGAACGTGAGCTGGATGCCAGGATATGACGGAGGGTCTGAGCAATACTTTGAAATCACGTATCGAGACAAGGACCGAGATGACAACTTTACTGCACCGCCGATCGAAGTCAAGACATCGAACGTCAACAACCATCAGATTGAGGACCTGCAGGAGAGCACAACGTATGTGGTAAGAGTAAGGGGAGTGAATGAGCTAGGGCCAGGGGACTACCAGGCTCAAGACGCCGAGGGAACTACAAGAG GGGCTCCTGCTCATCCGGACTTTCTCACCATCAAGAAAAGGACGGATTCCTCGCTAACCCTGTCATGGAAACCTGGGCGTGTCGAGGACGACCCCTGGGAGGACTACTTCCTGCAGTACAAGGAAAAGGCGTCAGGAACGAGTCTTCCCTTCCTTGCCCCGATACGTGTGGTGCCACAACTCGCTACTGAGTACGTGATCGAGGATCTGGAGCCTGACTCAGCCTACACCATCAAGCTGTTTGCAAAGAGTGCGAGCAAAACCTCGAAAAGCGTTACCTTGACGGGGGTTACAGATGCCAAGCCTGACTAA